A genomic segment from Paramixta manurensis encodes:
- a CDS encoding MetQ/NlpA family ABC transporter substrate-binding protein, translating to MSHQEFEIRKKRRWPWAVGAVVVVVAAGVGWKLTAGQQQQSTFGTTLKVHFEPAMAGEEHLIQYIGQHIAPDYGIKLTAVGLQDPVQADRAVAQGEYAGTIYQHQWWLKQVVDANNFKLTSTLPVFQWAFGIYSDRYPSIAALPQGAEIVVPNDGANQGQALWLLQRIGLIGLDPAVEPRTAKLKDIQRNPHQFKFKELDLLTMPRALNSVDAAIGYVSQFDAGKVPREKGILFPPAPKTFASQLVIGTPYLDQENIIKLKKAFADPRVQTWLKETDDPLVKGVLVPVSQQ from the coding sequence ATGTCTCATCAGGAATTTGAAATTAGAAAAAAAAGGCGTTGGCCGTGGGCGGTTGGCGCGGTGGTGGTGGTAGTCGCCGCTGGGGTGGGCTGGAAACTGACAGCGGGTCAGCAGCAGCAGTCCACCTTTGGCACCACGCTGAAAGTGCATTTTGAACCGGCCATGGCGGGTGAAGAACATCTAATCCAATACATTGGTCAGCATATCGCGCCCGATTATGGCATTAAGCTTACGGCGGTGGGGCTACAAGATCCGGTGCAGGCCGACCGGGCGGTGGCACAGGGCGAATATGCCGGCACCATTTATCAACATCAGTGGTGGCTCAAACAGGTGGTCGATGCCAATAACTTTAAACTGACCTCCACCTTGCCGGTTTTCCAGTGGGCATTTGGTATTTACTCCGATCGGTATCCTTCGATTGCGGCATTGCCGCAGGGCGCGGAAATCGTAGTACCCAACGATGGCGCGAATCAGGGGCAGGCGCTGTGGTTGCTGCAGCGCATTGGCTTAATTGGTCTGGATCCGGCGGTTGAACCGCGCACCGCGAAATTAAAAGATATTCAGCGCAATCCGCATCAATTTAAATTTAAAGAGTTGGATCTGTTAACCATGCCGCGAGCATTAAATTCGGTAGACGCGGCGATTGGTTATGTCTCGCAATTTGATGCCGGTAAAGTCCCGCGTGAAAAAGGGATCTTATTTCCGCCTGCGCCGAAAACGTTCGCTTCGCAATTAGTGATTGGCACGCCGTATTTAGATCAGGAGAATATTATTAAACTGAAAAAAGCGTTTGCCGATCCGCGTGTGCAAACCTGGCTGAAAGAGACCGATGACCCGTTAGTGAAAGGCGTATTGGTACCCGTTTCTCAACAATAG
- a CDS encoding methionine ABC transporter permease → MKQPADVMSQDTPWNQIHTLMLPAYGETWLMVGIVMLFVVVLGGALGVVLFNTSSRGLFPHASLNRGLGWLVNMGRSLPFLVLMAAIIPFTFWLTGTTVGIPAAVIPMIVAGIPFFGRLVENALRELPSEVTAVGLVSGGSTLQIITRAQLSEALPAIVAAITLNVISMIEYSAIAGTIGAGGIGYLAVVYGYQRFDNHIMIATIVVLIATIQVIQFIGDRLVAALRPHQGAQ, encoded by the coding sequence ATGAAGCAACCGGCGGATGTGATGAGTCAGGATACGCCCTGGAACCAAATTCATACCTTAATGCTGCCCGCCTACGGCGAAACCTGGCTAATGGTCGGTATTGTGATGCTGTTTGTGGTGGTGTTGGGCGGCGCGCTCGGCGTGGTGTTATTTAATACCTCTTCACGCGGATTGTTTCCCCATGCATCGTTGAATCGGGGGTTAGGCTGGCTGGTCAACATGGGGCGATCGCTACCGTTTCTGGTGTTAATGGCGGCGATTATTCCGTTCACCTTCTGGCTGACCGGCACCACGGTTGGTATTCCGGCAGCGGTGATCCCGATGATTGTGGCCGGGATCCCTTTTTTCGGCCGCCTGGTCGAGAACGCCTTACGTGAACTGCCGTCGGAAGTTACCGCGGTAGGGCTGGTTTCCGGCGGGTCGACGCTACAAATTATTACCCGCGCGCAACTTAGCGAAGCGCTCCCGGCGATTGTAGCGGCGATCACGCTGAATGTTATTTCGATGATCGAATACTCCGCCATCGCAGGCACCATCGGCGCGGGCGGCATTGGTTATCTGGCGGTGGTCTACGGCTATCAGCGCTTCGATAACCACATCATGATTGCCACTATCGTGGTGCTGATCGCCACTATTCAGGTGATTCAGTTTATTGGCGACCGTCTGGTTGCCGCCTTACGTCCTCATCAGGGAGCACAGTAA
- a CDS encoding methionine ABC transporter ATP-binding protein, with translation MIEIDNLHKHYRAPGGGEVAVLKGITLRVPAGSITAVVGPSGAGKSTLAKCISLLEKPDSGSIRVNGNDLSLLSGEALRRERRAIGTVFQSSALLQRKTAWQNIALPLEYLGVVPRDINKRVATLLEAVGLAHKADFYPTQLSGGQRQRIGIARALALQPSVLLADEATSGLDPDATATVLQLLKQLRDEFGLSIILITHEMDAVRRAADAVAEIRDGQIIQQGGVAELLAQPDSLLGQQLFPVNSLPSHSALQLRITYSTSKPVSTDWISRLSLAHNLHIELLGGHVERLDRALAGRLQVAVRFNDRPTPTAQLLQHLQQLGIHADVIEQPPQLREAV, from the coding sequence ATGATCGAAATCGATAATTTGCATAAGCATTATCGTGCGCCCGGCGGCGGCGAGGTGGCGGTGTTAAAAGGCATCACGCTGCGGGTACCCGCCGGTTCGATTACCGCCGTTGTGGGGCCAAGCGGCGCCGGTAAATCTACGCTGGCGAAATGCATTAGCCTGCTGGAGAAGCCTGATAGCGGCAGCATCCGCGTCAACGGTAACGATCTCTCGTTGCTCTCCGGCGAAGCGCTGCGCCGTGAACGGCGGGCGATAGGCACTGTGTTCCAGTCCTCGGCGTTGTTGCAACGGAAAACCGCCTGGCAAAATATTGCTTTACCGCTGGAGTACCTTGGCGTGGTGCCACGCGATATTAACAAACGCGTCGCGACCTTGCTGGAAGCGGTCGGGTTAGCACACAAGGCAGATTTTTATCCTACGCAGCTTTCCGGCGGACAACGCCAGCGTATTGGTATTGCGCGCGCGCTGGCGCTGCAACCCTCGGTGCTGCTTGCCGATGAGGCCACTTCCGGGCTGGATCCGGATGCCACCGCCACGGTGTTGCAACTCCTGAAACAGTTACGCGATGAGTTTGGACTCTCGATCATCTTAATCACCCACGAAATGGATGCGGTACGTCGTGCGGCGGATGCGGTCGCAGAAATTCGCGACGGGCAGATTATTCAGCAAGGCGGCGTGGCGGAACTGTTAGCGCAGCCGGATTCGCTGCTCGGTCAACAGTTGTTCCCGGTCAATTCGCTGCCATCACACAGCGCATTACAACTGCGCATCACTTACAGCACCAGCAAACCGGTTTCAACCGATTGGATCAGCCGCCTTAGCCTCGCGCATAACCTGCACATTGAGTTGCTTGGCGGCCATGTCGAACGGCTCGACCGTGCATTAGCCGGTCGGTTGCAGGTGGCGGTGCGCTTTAACGACCGCCCGACGCCAACCGCACAATTGTTACAACATTTACAGCAGCTTGGCATCCATGCGGACGTGATCGAACAACCGCCACAGTTACGGGAGGCTGTATGA
- a CDS encoding LLM class flavin-dependent oxidoreductase has product MSSQREIRLNAFDMNCVGHQSPGLWAHPRDRSWQYKDLEYWTDLARLLERGKFDGLFIADVLGVYDVLNGNGDAAIRQATQVPVNDPLALVTPMALVTEHLGFGLTASLSFEHPYPFARRLSTLDHLTKGRVGWNIVTSYLESGARNIGHQAQTDHDARYDYADEYLQVVYKLLEGSWEEGAVLRDRQRRIFSDPTKIHPINHRGHFFNVPGIHLCEPSPQRTPVLYQAGASSRGKQFAAEHAECVFVAAPSKILLKKVVSDIRRRAQEVGRDPYSIKIFNLQTVIVGETDKQAQEKWQEYKSWVSYEGALALISGWTGIDFGQYQPDQVLKHLHTNAIQSAVETFSTADPTRQWTVQGLADWVGIGGFGPLLVGSAQTVADELQAWIEETDVDGFNLAYAVTHETFRDVVELLVPELQKRGVYKQEYAPGTLREKLFGQGPRLSAPHPGVNYRQPADRPEKAALSGAGAV; this is encoded by the coding sequence ATGTCATCGCAACGTGAAATTCGTTTGAACGCTTTTGATATGAATTGTGTTGGACACCAGTCACCGGGATTATGGGCGCACCCGCGCGATCGTTCCTGGCAGTACAAAGACCTGGAGTATTGGACCGATCTGGCGCGTTTACTGGAACGCGGCAAATTTGACGGCCTGTTTATTGCCGACGTCCTTGGGGTTTATGACGTGTTAAACGGCAACGGCGATGCCGCCATCCGCCAGGCAACGCAAGTGCCGGTTAACGATCCGCTGGCCTTAGTGACGCCGATGGCGCTGGTTACCGAACACCTTGGGTTTGGCCTGACCGCCTCGCTGTCGTTTGAACATCCATATCCGTTCGCTCGCCGCCTTTCCACGCTCGATCACCTGACGAAAGGGCGCGTCGGCTGGAATATTGTGACCTCTTATCTGGAGAGCGGCGCACGGAATATTGGCCACCAGGCGCAAACCGATCACGACGCACGCTATGACTATGCGGATGAATATTTGCAGGTGGTCTATAAGCTGCTGGAAGGCAGTTGGGAAGAGGGCGCGGTGCTGCGTGACCGCCAGCGGCGCATCTTTAGCGACCCGACAAAAATTCATCCGATCAATCACCGGGGGCATTTTTTCAACGTGCCGGGCATTCACCTGTGTGAGCCCTCACCGCAACGTACTCCGGTGTTGTATCAGGCTGGCGCTTCCAGCCGGGGTAAACAATTTGCCGCCGAACATGCCGAATGCGTATTTGTCGCCGCGCCGTCCAAAATCTTACTGAAAAAAGTGGTCAGCGACATTCGCCGTCGGGCGCAGGAGGTTGGGCGCGATCCGTACAGCATCAAAATTTTTAACCTGCAAACGGTGATTGTCGGTGAGACCGACAAGCAGGCGCAGGAGAAATGGCAAGAGTATAAATCCTGGGTCAGTTATGAGGGCGCGCTGGCGCTGATTTCAGGCTGGACCGGTATCGACTTTGGGCAGTATCAACCCGATCAGGTCCTGAAGCACTTGCATACCAACGCCATTCAGTCGGCGGTGGAGACTTTTTCCACCGCCGATCCAACGCGCCAGTGGACGGTGCAAGGATTAGCCGATTGGGTGGGGATTGGCGGGTTTGGCCCTTTGTTGGTCGGCAGCGCGCAAACCGTGGCCGATGAATTACAAGCATGGATTGAGGAAACCGATGTCGATGGTTTTAATCTGGCGTATGCCGTCACGCACGAGACGTTCCGCGACGTGGTTGAACTGTTAGTTCCCGAACTGCAAAAGCGCGGCGTCTATAAGCAAGAGTACGCGCCGGGCACGCTACGTGAAAAATTGTTCGGGCAAGGGCCACGTCTGAGCGCGCCGCATCCGGGCGTTAACTACCGGCAACCGGCCGATCGTCCGGAGAAAGCAGCGCTGAGCGGCGCGGGGGCGGTATGA
- a CDS encoding FAD/NAD(P)-binding protein — protein sequence MTKRVVIIGGGFSGTALAIHLARQTSSPLAITVVEPRAALAQGVAYSTSDPAHRINVPAEKMQLSAAEQGDFDRWYRQQTAYTQDTAARWTDGSVYPQRGAFARYIAEKFVEAQRYSPATLSHLRDEAIALRDNHVLTRQGQLIAADAVVLAVSHPPPALPGMIARSLAGHPGLIADPWRPDALEAVKPSDRIAIIGSGLTMADNVASLQLRGHAGPIIAFSRHGLLPRPNANGAITPWPLAALDDLTLSLNDWTAYIRSEIARAAEQGTPWQAVLDTVRANGQRIWSGFSLAEQRRFLRHLRAWWDVHRYRIAPQVSQLLEQKQQQGALQVLAARLRQAASEGDAIRLRLSPRHGAPRDIRVDKLIVTTGPAHGGLLESQPLLRELAANGELQADPLQLGILVNAHSQTINQAGEANPRLLVVGPAARGRFGELMGLPQVAEHAEAVAQQLLATVLAPQQEGRCLA from the coding sequence ATGACGAAACGGGTGGTGATTATCGGCGGGGGATTTAGCGGGACGGCGCTGGCGATTCATCTGGCGCGTCAAACGTCATCGCCGCTGGCTATTACGGTGGTTGAACCCCGTGCTGCATTGGCGCAGGGCGTGGCCTACTCCACGTCTGATCCCGCCCATCGGATTAACGTCCCGGCGGAAAAAATGCAGCTTTCTGCGGCGGAACAGGGAGATTTTGACCGCTGGTATCGTCAACAAACCGCCTATACACAAGATACGGCGGCACGCTGGACGGATGGGAGCGTCTATCCGCAGCGTGGGGCGTTTGCGCGTTATATCGCCGAAAAGTTCGTTGAAGCCCAGCGTTATTCACCTGCCACGCTGAGCCATCTGCGCGACGAGGCGATAGCGTTACGCGACAACCACGTATTAACCCGTCAGGGCCAGTTAATCGCGGCGGATGCCGTGGTACTGGCGGTCAGTCATCCGCCGCCAGCATTACCCGGCATGATTGCCCGCTCGCTGGCCGGACATCCGGGGTTAATTGCCGATCCGTGGCGCCCGGATGCGCTTGAGGCGGTAAAACCAAGTGATCGGATTGCCATTATCGGGAGCGGCCTAACCATGGCAGATAACGTCGCTTCGTTACAGTTGCGCGGTCATGCCGGGCCGATCATCGCCTTCTCGCGCCATGGGCTATTGCCTCGCCCGAATGCCAATGGCGCTATTACACCGTGGCCGCTGGCGGCACTGGATGACCTGACGCTGTCACTTAATGACTGGACAGCATACATCCGCAGTGAAATTGCGCGTGCGGCAGAGCAAGGCACACCATGGCAGGCGGTGTTGGATACAGTACGCGCCAACGGGCAACGGATTTGGTCAGGTTTCTCTCTGGCAGAGCAGCGGCGTTTTCTGCGCCATCTACGCGCCTGGTGGGATGTACACCGTTATCGTATTGCACCGCAAGTCAGTCAGTTGTTAGAGCAAAAACAACAACAAGGAGCGTTGCAGGTGTTGGCGGCACGTTTACGTCAGGCCGCGTCAGAAGGCGATGCCATCAGGTTGCGCCTGTCACCGCGCCACGGTGCGCCGCGTGACATCAGGGTAGATAAGCTGATTGTTACCACCGGCCCGGCGCATGGCGGACTGTTGGAGAGCCAGCCGCTATTGCGTGAATTAGCCGCCAACGGCGAACTGCAGGCCGATCCGCTGCAACTCGGTATTCTGGTTAATGCGCACTCCCAAACTATTAATCAGGCAGGAGAGGCGAACCCGCGATTACTGGTCGTCGGCCCGGCGGCGCGTGGACGTTTTGGCGAGTTAATGGGGTTGCCGCAGGTTGCTGAACATGCCGAAGCGGTCGCGCAGCAACTGCTGGCAACAGTGCTGGCGCCGCAGCAGGAAGGACGATGTCTGGCTTAA
- the ssuD gene encoding FMNH2-dependent alkanesulfonate monooxygenase gives MAETANDKINVFWFLPTHGDGRYLGTTKGGRAVDLPYLQQVALAADNLGYYGVLIPTGKSCEDSWLVAAALAPITRHLRYLVAVRPGLQPPSLAARMAATLDRLSEGRLLINVVTGGDPVENKGDGIFLGHSERYEVTDEFLQVYSRLLKGEKVDFHGKHLRVEGAEVLFPPVQEQGPPLFFGGSSPEAIDVAANQIDTYLTWGEPVEQVAEKIAVVRERATARGRELDYGIRLHVIVRETEEEAWAAADRLIAHLDEETIAAAQKIFARMDSTGQARMSALHKGSRESLRIGPNLWAGVGLVRGGAGTALVGNPQQVADRIREYQALGIKNFILSGYPHLEEAHRFAELVMPLLPLSQSSQRAERTINTGPFGETIGGDKRPQASAS, from the coding sequence ATGGCTGAGACGGCGAACGACAAAATCAACGTATTCTGGTTCCTTCCGACCCACGGCGATGGGCGTTATTTGGGGACCACTAAAGGCGGTCGCGCGGTAGATTTACCTTATTTACAGCAGGTTGCGCTGGCGGCTGACAATCTCGGCTACTACGGGGTGTTAATTCCTACCGGCAAAAGCTGTGAAGACTCCTGGCTGGTTGCCGCTGCGCTGGCGCCCATCACCCGTCATTTACGCTACCTGGTGGCGGTACGTCCTGGGCTTCAGCCGCCATCACTCGCCGCACGGATGGCCGCAACGCTTGATCGTTTGTCAGAAGGTCGGTTGCTGATCAATGTGGTTACCGGCGGCGATCCGGTTGAAAACAAAGGCGATGGTATTTTCCTTGGTCACAGCGAACGTTATGAAGTGACCGACGAATTCCTGCAGGTCTATTCACGCTTACTGAAAGGCGAGAAGGTGGATTTCCACGGTAAGCATCTTCGGGTTGAAGGCGCGGAAGTGTTATTCCCACCGGTTCAGGAACAGGGGCCGCCGCTGTTTTTTGGCGGCTCTTCCCCTGAAGCGATTGACGTTGCCGCCAATCAAATTGACACCTATCTAACATGGGGTGAGCCGGTTGAGCAGGTGGCGGAGAAAATTGCCGTGGTGCGCGAGCGGGCAACGGCGCGCGGACGCGAACTGGATTACGGTATTCGTCTACATGTCATCGTCCGTGAAACCGAAGAAGAGGCGTGGGCCGCCGCCGATCGGCTGATCGCCCATTTGGATGAGGAAACCATTGCGGCGGCGCAGAAAATTTTTGCCCGTATGGATTCCACCGGTCAGGCGCGGATGAGCGCACTGCACAAGGGTTCCCGCGAGAGTTTACGCATTGGGCCGAATTTATGGGCGGGCGTCGGGCTGGTACGCGGCGGCGCCGGTACGGCGCTGGTTGGCAATCCACAACAGGTCGCGGATCGCATCCGTGAATACCAGGCGTTAGGGATCAAAAACTTTATCCTTTCCGGCTACCCGCACCTTGAAGAAGCACACCGTTTTGCCGAACTGGTCATGCCATTGTTGCCACTGTCACAGTCATCACAACGGGCTGAACGGACGATTAACACCGGGCCGTTTGGCGAAACTATTGGCGGCGATAAGCGTCCGCAAGCCAGCGCAAGCTAA